In Pseudomonas lalkuanensis, the following are encoded in one genomic region:
- the dibA gene encoding phosphodiesterase DibA, with protein sequence MRSKFSALKLALPYSVLASLWVLFSDRILLALVNEPERLAELQTAKGLLFVLVTSLLLFALACLQLRRLKGYLDARRAHESSLRQAAAVFDSTQEGVLVTDAQSQIVHVNRAFSRITGFQEAEVLGKNPRIFSSGRHTPAFYQAMWHALTNRREWSGEVWNRRKNGEIYPLWQNLRAIHDEDGQLTHYVAVFSDISAIKRSQHELDFLAHHDPLTNLPNRLLFTERVEQVLERTRREKQRGAVLLLDLDHFKHINESLGHSQGDLLLKMVGVRLQGLLEGGMTLARLGGDEFGLLWDNCPQANQAAELAERIRADLSTPFRLGGHDLFISTSLGISLFPDDDANVEQVMRNADSALFKAKSTGRDSYAFYSQELTEQARQRIELASALRQALEREQLRVHYQPIQRLADSRLIGFEALVRWEHPERGLVAPGEFLPIAEESGLIDSIDTWVLEQACRQMRHWLEQGHALTFMAVNLSCRLFRRAELDGEVARVLAATGLDPKYLELEITESAVMEDPDTAEALLTRLRDLGVRLAIDDFGTGYSSLQRLKRLPVHKLKIDQSFVRGLPDDRNDIAIASAVTALGHSLGLCVLAEGIEEDAQAGFLRELGCDYGQGYLFSRPLPVSEVERLWPPA encoded by the coding sequence ATGCGTTCCAAATTCAGCGCCCTGAAACTGGCGCTTCCCTACTCCGTTCTCGCCAGCCTCTGGGTGCTGTTCAGCGACCGCATCCTGCTCGCCCTGGTGAACGAACCCGAGCGGCTGGCCGAGCTGCAGACCGCCAAGGGGCTGCTCTTCGTGCTGGTCACCAGCCTGTTGCTGTTCGCCCTGGCCTGCCTGCAGCTGCGCCGCCTGAAGGGCTACCTGGACGCCCGCCGCGCCCATGAAAGCAGCCTGCGCCAGGCCGCCGCGGTATTCGACAGCACCCAGGAAGGCGTGCTGGTCACCGATGCCCAAAGCCAGATCGTCCACGTCAACCGTGCCTTCTCCCGCATCACCGGTTTCCAGGAAGCCGAGGTGCTTGGCAAGAACCCGCGCATTTTCAGTTCCGGGCGCCACACCCCCGCCTTCTACCAGGCCATGTGGCATGCGTTGACAAACCGCCGGGAGTGGAGCGGCGAAGTCTGGAACCGGCGCAAGAATGGCGAGATCTACCCGCTGTGGCAGAACCTCCGCGCCATCCACGACGAGGACGGCCAGCTCACCCATTACGTGGCGGTGTTCTCCGACATCAGCGCGATCAAGCGTTCCCAGCACGAACTGGACTTCCTCGCCCACCACGACCCGCTGACCAACCTGCCCAACCGGCTGCTGTTCACCGAGCGCGTCGAGCAGGTGCTGGAGCGCACCCGCCGCGAGAAGCAGCGCGGTGCGGTACTGCTGCTGGACCTGGACCACTTCAAGCACATCAACGAAAGCCTCGGCCACTCCCAGGGCGACCTGCTGCTGAAGATGGTCGGCGTGCGCCTGCAGGGCCTGCTGGAAGGCGGCATGACCCTGGCCCGCCTGGGTGGTGACGAGTTCGGCCTGCTCTGGGACAACTGCCCCCAGGCCAACCAAGCGGCGGAACTGGCCGAGCGCATCCGCGCCGATCTGTCGACGCCCTTCCGCCTGGGTGGTCACGACCTGTTCATCAGCACCAGCCTGGGGATCAGCCTGTTCCCGGATGACGACGCCAACGTCGAACAGGTGATGCGCAACGCCGACTCGGCGCTGTTCAAGGCCAAGAGCACGGGCCGCGACTCCTATGCCTTCTACAGCCAGGAGCTGACCGAGCAGGCACGCCAGCGCATCGAACTGGCCAGCGCCCTGCGCCAGGCGCTGGAACGGGAACAGCTGCGGGTTCACTACCAGCCCATCCAGCGCCTGGCCGATAGCCGCCTGATCGGCTTCGAGGCGCTGGTGCGCTGGGAGCACCCCGAGCGCGGCCTGGTAGCGCCCGGCGAGTTCCTGCCGATAGCCGAGGAAAGCGGGTTGATCGACAGCATCGACACCTGGGTGCTCGAACAGGCCTGCCGGCAGATGCGGCACTGGCTGGAACAGGGCCACGCGCTGACCTTCATGGCGGTGAACCTGTCCTGCCGGCTGTTCCGCCGCGCCGAACTGGATGGCGAAGTCGCGCGCGTACTGGCCGCCACCGGTCTGGACCCGAAATACCTGGAGCTGGAAATCACTGAAAGCGCGGTGATGGAGGACCCGGACACCGCCGAGGCCCTGCTTACCCGCCTGCGCGATTTGGGCGTGCGCCTGGCCATCGACGACTTCGGCACGGGCTATTCCTCGCTCCAGCGCCTCAAGCGCCTTCCGGTACACAAGCTGAAGATCGACCAGAGCTTCGTTCGCGGCCTGCCGGACGACCGGAACGATATCGCCATCGCCAGTGCGGTCACCGCGCTGGGCCACAGCCTGGGCCTCTGCGTGCTGGCCGAGGGCATCGAGGAAGACGCCCAGGCCGGATTCCTCCGCGAACTGGGCTGCGATTACGGCCAGGGCTACCTGTTCAGCCGCCCGCTGCCGGTGAGCGAAGTCGAGCGCCTCTGGCCGCCAGCCTGA
- the desA gene encoding delta-9 fatty acid desaturase DesA has translation MWYNGFLDLSLWQLVAVTLVLTHITIVSVTVYLHRYSAHRSLELHPALKHFFRFWLWMTTAMNTREWTAIHRKHHAKCETVDDPHSPVIKGLGTVLRKGAELYAEEAKNEETLRIYGKNCPDDWMERNVYSRYPIGGVTLMALIDLALFGAAGITIWAVQMMWIPVWAAGVINGLGHAIGYRNFECRDAATNLVPWGILIGGEELHNNHHTYPNSAKLSVKKWEFDMGWAWIKLFSFLGMAKVQRVAPIAHRVEGKGSMDMDTAMAILNNRFQIMAQYRKLVIGPLVKQELAKADESVRHLFRRAKRLLSRETSLLDETHQARIAAMLEQSQALKVIYEKRLALQQIWVKTSANGHEMLEAMKQWVYEAEASGIQSLRDFAEQLKTYSLRPAAA, from the coding sequence ATGTGGTACAACGGATTCCTTGACCTGTCGCTGTGGCAACTGGTGGCGGTCACTCTGGTGCTGACCCATATCACCATCGTCAGCGTCACCGTCTATCTGCACCGTTATTCGGCGCACCGTTCGCTGGAGCTGCATCCGGCGCTCAAGCATTTCTTCCGTTTCTGGCTGTGGATGACCACCGCCATGAATACCCGCGAGTGGACGGCCATCCACCGCAAGCACCACGCCAAGTGTGAAACCGTCGACGATCCCCACAGTCCGGTGATCAAGGGCCTGGGCACCGTCCTGCGCAAGGGCGCGGAGCTGTACGCGGAAGAAGCGAAGAACGAAGAGACCCTGCGCATCTATGGCAAGAACTGCCCGGATGACTGGATGGAGCGCAACGTCTACAGCCGCTATCCCATTGGCGGCGTGACCCTGATGGCACTGATCGACCTGGCGCTGTTCGGCGCCGCCGGCATCACCATCTGGGCGGTGCAGATGATGTGGATTCCGGTCTGGGCCGCGGGCGTGATCAATGGCCTGGGCCACGCCATCGGCTATCGCAACTTCGAATGCCGCGACGCTGCGACCAACCTGGTGCCCTGGGGCATCCTGATTGGCGGCGAAGAGCTGCACAACAACCACCACACCTACCCGAACTCCGCCAAGCTTTCGGTGAAGAAGTGGGAGTTCGACATGGGCTGGGCCTGGATCAAGCTGTTCAGCTTCCTCGGCATGGCCAAGGTGCAGCGCGTGGCGCCCATCGCCCATCGCGTCGAAGGCAAGGGCAGCATGGACATGGACACCGCCATGGCCATCCTCAACAACCGTTTCCAGATCATGGCCCAGTACCGCAAGCTGGTGATCGGCCCGCTGGTGAAGCAGGAACTGGCCAAGGCCGACGAGTCCGTCCGCCATCTGTTCCGCCGCGCCAAGCGCCTGCTCTCCCGCGAGACCAGCCTGCTCGACGAAACCCACCAGGCGCGCATCGCCGCCATGCTGGAGCAGAGCCAGGCCCTCAAGGTGATCTACGAGAAGCGCCTGGCGCTGCAGCAGATCTGGGTCAAGACCAGCGCCAATGGCCACGAGATGCTCGAAGCCATGAAGCAGTGGGTGTACGAGGCCGAGGCCAGCGGCATCCAGTCCCTGCGCGACTTCGCCGAACAGCTGAAAACCTACTCCCTGCGTCCGGCCGCCGCCTGA
- a CDS encoding OprD family porin has translation MNAKYLMTPLALALLATNAQADDAAAGEGFVEGSHLTIQTRNYYFNRDRRDPQVQNSQEWGQGFIGLFSSGYTPGMIGVGVDAYGMLGLKLDGGGGTGGSSILPVTAPDKEGLKFGEAPDSFSSGGAALKLRGFDSELKLGDQFISNPVIAGGATRMLPQTFRGVSLVNQSVQDLRLEGGQVSFNKPYNQSGHRRIDTSYGVFPDGRRSHHISWLGGTWTGIEGLSSSLYAAELQDVWKQYYANLDYSWQLNELVSLNPGINYYRTQDAGDALLGDIENNTWSAHFAVGIGHHTVTAAYQKVNGNTPFDYINQGDSIYLDNSQQYSDFNGPNEKSWKLQYAYDFAGLGIPGLSAQVAYSRGELDLTKVDPNSPGYGYWFSADGKDAKHWERDLDIRYVVQQGPAKDLALRARWANHRGGDGYSAVDNDIDELRLIVDYPIEVF, from the coding sequence GTGAACGCCAAGTACCTGATGACCCCACTCGCCCTCGCGCTGCTGGCCACCAACGCACAGGCCGACGATGCCGCCGCAGGCGAAGGCTTCGTCGAGGGTTCCCATCTGACCATCCAGACCCGCAACTACTACTTCAACCGCGACCGCCGCGACCCGCAGGTGCAGAACAGCCAGGAATGGGGTCAGGGCTTCATCGGCCTGTTCAGCTCCGGCTACACCCCGGGCATGATCGGCGTCGGCGTGGATGCCTACGGCATGCTCGGCCTGAAGCTGGACGGCGGTGGCGGTACCGGCGGCTCGTCCATTCTCCCGGTCACCGCGCCGGACAAGGAGGGGCTCAAGTTCGGCGAAGCGCCGGATTCCTTCTCCAGCGGTGGCGCGGCGCTCAAGCTGCGTGGCTTCGACTCCGAGCTGAAGCTCGGCGACCAGTTCATCAGCAACCCGGTGATCGCCGGCGGCGCCACCCGCATGCTGCCGCAGACTTTCCGTGGCGTGAGCCTGGTCAACCAGAGCGTCCAGGACCTGCGCCTGGAAGGCGGCCAGGTGAGCTTCAACAAGCCCTACAACCAGAGCGGCCATCGCCGTATCGACACCTCCTACGGCGTCTTCCCGGACGGCCGCAGGAGTCATCACATCAGTTGGCTGGGCGGCACCTGGACCGGCATCGAAGGCCTCTCCAGCAGCCTCTATGCTGCCGAGCTGCAGGATGTGTGGAAGCAGTACTACGCGAACCTCGACTACTCGTGGCAGCTGAACGAGCTGGTCAGCCTGAATCCCGGCATCAATTACTATCGTACCCAGGATGCCGGCGACGCCCTGCTCGGCGACATCGAGAACAACACCTGGAGCGCGCACTTCGCGGTGGGCATCGGCCACCACACCGTCACCGCCGCCTACCAGAAGGTCAACGGCAACACGCCCTTCGACTACATCAACCAGGGCGACAGCATCTACCTGGACAACTCCCAGCAGTACTCGGACTTCAACGGCCCCAACGAGAAATCCTGGAAGCTGCAGTACGCCTATGACTTCGCCGGCCTCGGTATCCCCGGCCTGAGCGCCCAGGTGGCCTATTCCCGTGGCGAGCTGGACCTGACCAAGGTGGACCCGAACAGCCCCGGCTACGGCTACTGGTTCAGCGCCGACGGCAAGGACGCCAAGCACTGGGAGCGCGACCTGGATATCCGCTACGTGGTCCAGCAAGGCCCGGCGAAGGACCTCGCGCTGCGCGCCCGCTGGGCCAACCATCGCGGCGGCGACGGCTACAGCGCGGTGGACAACGACATCGACGAGCTGCGCCTGATCGTGGACTACCCGATCGAGGTGTTCTGA
- a CDS encoding LysR family transcriptional regulator produces MDTLHSMRVFVRVIDTGSFTAAAQAMDLSTAQVSRLVSELEQQLQARLLHRTTRRLALTEVGERYLQRCRLILGEVDEAAAEARGAHLKPHGRLRVHTMTGLGLQHLTPLVARYSELYPEVVVELTLSQRTPDLLEDGHDVIITFARELPDSQMVAQVLGPMFSVLCAAPGYLKKHGIPVDPADLQHHRYLRLLDPLYEDSWLFSGEQGEFNVLPAESFQVNVAESLAKAAQAGMGICLLPSFVACPPMREGKLLRLLPEHRLRERNIYAIYPSRRFLDAKIKTWVEFLKAELPPLLTQDETLLEDPKHWAINSKLLRREK; encoded by the coding sequence ATGGACACGCTCCACAGCATGCGGGTTTTCGTCCGGGTGATAGACACCGGCAGCTTCACCGCCGCCGCCCAGGCCATGGACCTGTCCACCGCCCAGGTGTCACGCCTGGTGTCGGAGCTGGAACAGCAGCTCCAGGCCCGCCTGCTGCATCGCACCACCCGCCGCCTGGCGCTGACCGAAGTCGGCGAACGCTACCTGCAGCGCTGCCGGCTGATCCTCGGTGAAGTGGACGAAGCCGCCGCCGAAGCGCGTGGCGCCCACCTCAAGCCCCATGGCCGCCTGCGGGTGCACACCATGACCGGCCTCGGCCTGCAGCACCTCACGCCACTGGTAGCGCGCTACTCCGAGCTGTATCCGGAAGTGGTGGTGGAGCTGACCCTGTCGCAGCGCACCCCCGACCTGCTGGAAGACGGCCATGACGTCATCATCACCTTCGCCCGCGAGCTGCCCGACTCGCAGATGGTGGCCCAGGTACTGGGGCCGATGTTCAGCGTGCTCTGCGCCGCGCCCGGCTACCTGAAGAAGCACGGCATCCCCGTCGACCCGGCGGACCTCCAGCATCACCGCTACCTGCGCCTGCTCGACCCGCTCTACGAGGACAGCTGGCTGTTCAGCGGCGAGCAGGGCGAGTTCAACGTGCTGCCCGCCGAGAGCTTCCAGGTGAACGTTGCCGAGTCCCTGGCCAAGGCCGCCCAGGCCGGCATGGGCATCTGCCTGCTGCCCTCCTTCGTCGCCTGCCCGCCCATGCGCGAAGGCAAGCTGCTGCGGCTGCTGCCGGAGCACCGCCTGCGCGAGCGCAACATCTATGCGATCTACCCCTCGCGGCGCTTCCTCGACGCCAAGATCAAGACCTGGGTGGAGTTCCTCAAGGCGGAGCTGCCCCCGTTGCTGACACAGGACGAGACCCTGCTGGAAGATCCGAAGCACTGGGCAATCAATTCCAAATTGTTGCGTCGCGAGAAATAG
- a CDS encoding HlyD family secretion protein: MTPDQRFARRVQAAIVLFVLLFAYFLAADLWMPITPQAQLTRPVLRIAPRVDGQVLDVAVANNQHVEAGQLLFRLDPEPFRLAVRAAELALEQAGQDNRQFDAAIAAARADQAAAQASAAELQREAARLGRLVQSQHVSRQLFEQTEAQRQSAQAKLAAAGARIRELLAQRGAAGDDNLRLRQARNALDQARLQLQYSEVRAERAGTLSNLQLSPGAFLHAGNPVAALVADDADISADFREKALRYVRLDDGASVVFDALPGHIFQARVSAIDAGVKEGQLDANGDLAAPAISDRWVRDAQRQRLHVSLTEALPHALPSGAKATVQLYPRDSLLADLFGRLQIAVISILHYVY, translated from the coding sequence ATGACTCCGGATCAAAGATTCGCCCGTCGGGTCCAGGCGGCCATCGTCCTGTTCGTCCTGCTGTTCGCCTACTTCCTGGCGGCGGACCTGTGGATGCCCATCACGCCCCAGGCGCAACTGACCCGCCCGGTGCTGCGCATCGCCCCACGGGTGGACGGCCAGGTCCTGGATGTCGCCGTCGCCAACAACCAGCACGTCGAGGCCGGCCAGCTGCTGTTCCGACTTGATCCCGAACCCTTCCGCCTCGCCGTGCGCGCCGCCGAGCTGGCGCTGGAGCAGGCCGGGCAGGACAACCGCCAGTTCGACGCCGCCATTGCCGCCGCCCGTGCGGACCAGGCCGCCGCCCAGGCCTCGGCCGCCGAGCTGCAGCGCGAGGCTGCACGCCTAGGCCGCCTGGTGCAGAGCCAGCACGTGTCGCGCCAGCTCTTCGAACAGACCGAAGCCCAGCGCCAATCGGCCCAGGCCAAGCTGGCGGCTGCCGGTGCGCGGATTCGCGAGCTGCTGGCCCAGCGCGGTGCCGCCGGCGATGACAACCTGCGCCTGCGCCAGGCCCGCAACGCCCTGGACCAGGCCCGCCTGCAACTTCAATACAGCGAAGTGCGCGCCGAACGCGCCGGCACCCTGAGCAACCTGCAGCTGTCCCCCGGCGCCTTCCTGCACGCCGGCAACCCGGTGGCTGCACTGGTGGCGGACGATGCTGATATCAGCGCCGACTTTCGCGAGAAGGCCCTGCGTTACGTGCGCCTGGACGACGGCGCCTCGGTGGTGTTCGACGCCCTGCCAGGGCACATCTTCCAGGCCAGGGTCAGCGCCATCGACGCTGGCGTGAAAGAAGGCCAGCTCGATGCCAACGGCGACCTCGCCGCCCCGGCGATTTCCGATCGCTGGGTACGCGACGCGCAGCGCCAGCGCCTGCACGTCAGCCTCACCGAAGCCTTGCCCCACGCGCTGCCAAGCGGCGCCAAGGCAACGGTCCAGCTCTACCCACGCGACTCGCTCCTGGCCGACCTCTTCGGTCGCCTGCAGATCGCCGTGATCAGCATCCTGCACTACGTGTACTGA
- a CDS encoding DUF2955 domain-containing protein gives MNRKAALTENDLRQCLRLAGGGSLGLFICKLMGWDNGSFFCVYPMLLLGLTPSINAHVVRQFLLQSVVVSVEVLLIYGLFGDRPQLMVPLTFLAFFWRFRLMAQGPLFMFGALGSVFLSIQLHFASYPDTHLYDLVTSNLVAAGLTVLIAWLMFYLFPDTEPRPPRQLPAKDLPSQRHEAVLGATIATLSFMVFQSFDLRDSLSAQVASILVLFPMHWNGIRFAGRIRAMGTLLGCAIGLVLQLVLYSHYDVLPLVTLMYWTAAFCCARIHVLEGAQGIGFGALTTLAIVFGQYLTPQHDVVYSIAYRLSSVCVAVFLTLVAVFALHRLLNRFAAFRHASHA, from the coding sequence ATGAACCGCAAGGCAGCCCTCACGGAGAACGATCTCAGGCAGTGCCTGCGCCTCGCCGGTGGCGGCAGTCTCGGGCTGTTCATCTGCAAGCTGATGGGTTGGGACAACGGCTCGTTCTTCTGCGTCTACCCGATGCTCCTGCTTGGCCTCACGCCGAGCATCAACGCCCACGTCGTCCGCCAGTTCCTCTTGCAGTCGGTGGTGGTCAGCGTCGAGGTTCTGCTGATCTACGGCCTGTTCGGCGACCGCCCGCAGCTGATGGTGCCCCTGACCTTCCTGGCGTTCTTCTGGCGTTTCCGACTGATGGCCCAGGGGCCGCTGTTCATGTTCGGCGCACTGGGCAGCGTGTTCCTGTCCATCCAGCTGCATTTCGCCAGCTACCCGGATACCCACCTCTACGACCTGGTCACCAGCAACCTGGTGGCTGCCGGCCTGACGGTGCTGATCGCCTGGCTGATGTTCTACCTCTTCCCCGACACCGAGCCGCGCCCGCCCCGGCAGCTGCCGGCCAAGGACCTGCCCAGCCAGCGCCACGAGGCGGTGCTCGGGGCCACCATCGCCACCCTGTCGTTCATGGTGTTCCAGAGCTTCGACCTGCGTGATTCGCTGTCGGCCCAGGTGGCGTCCATCCTGGTGCTGTTCCCCATGCACTGGAACGGCATCCGCTTCGCCGGGCGCATTCGCGCCATGGGTACGCTGCTGGGCTGCGCCATCGGGCTGGTGCTGCAACTGGTGCTCTACAGCCACTACGACGTACTGCCGCTGGTGACCCTGATGTACTGGACCGCGGCCTTCTGCTGCGCCCGCATCCACGTCCTGGAGGGCGCCCAGGGCATCGGTTTCGGCGCGCTGACCACCCTGGCCATCGTCTTCGGCCAGTACCTCACGCCGCAGCATGACGTGGTCTATTCCATTGCCTACCGCCTGAGTTCGGTGTGCGTGGCGGTGTTCCTCACCCTGGTCGCGGTGTTCGCCCTGCACCGGTTGCTCAACCGCTTCGCCGCCTTCCGTCATGCCAGCCACGCCTGA
- a CDS encoding GGDEF domain-containing protein: METSLESPSELEKLTLALLHSRGEVERLREREAIYSSLLGSVNAVLWAFDWEAQRIIYVSPAYETMFGRSAALLLADYSEWRNCIYPDDLDYAAQSFAEVLEKGAIEAREYRIIRADGQLRWISDKCFISQRGGEGHPTIVVGIAEDITEKKQLEGELHRLATTDVLTRSSNRRHFFECAQREFEHSVQFGSPLAFILLDVDDFKKINDTHGHQMGDQVLQRIAQCGANTLRRGDLFGRIGGEEFAALLPGCPPDLALQIAERLQREVHRLAFNVDGTSFGITVSQGLANLRDDGSLDSLYARADAAMYQAKRSGKDQIVLAD, translated from the coding sequence ATGGAAACGTCCCTCGAATCCCCAAGCGAACTGGAAAAACTCACCCTCGCCCTGCTTCACAGCCGTGGCGAGGTGGAACGGCTGCGCGAGCGCGAAGCGATCTACAGCAGCCTGCTGGGCAGCGTGAATGCCGTGCTCTGGGCCTTCGACTGGGAGGCCCAGCGGATCATCTACGTCAGCCCCGCCTACGAGACCATGTTCGGCCGCTCTGCAGCCCTGCTGTTGGCGGACTACAGCGAGTGGCGCAACTGCATCTACCCGGACGACCTGGACTACGCCGCGCAGAGCTTCGCCGAAGTGCTGGAGAAGGGGGCCATCGAAGCGCGCGAGTACCGCATCATCCGCGCCGACGGCCAGCTCCGCTGGATCAGCGACAAGTGCTTCATCAGCCAGCGCGGCGGGGAGGGGCATCCGACCATCGTCGTCGGCATCGCCGAAGACATCACCGAGAAGAAGCAGCTGGAAGGCGAACTGCATCGCCTGGCCACCACGGACGTGCTGACCAGGAGCAGCAACCGCCGGCACTTCTTCGAATGCGCCCAGCGCGAGTTCGAACATTCCGTGCAGTTCGGCAGCCCACTGGCGTTCATCCTGCTGGACGTCGATGACTTCAAGAAGATCAACGACACCCATGGCCACCAGATGGGCGACCAGGTGCTGCAGCGCATCGCCCAGTGTGGCGCCAACACGTTGCGCCGCGGCGACCTGTTCGGCCGCATCGGCGGCGAGGAGTTCGCCGCGCTGCTGCCCGGCTGCCCGCCGGACCTGGCGTTGCAGATCGCCGAGCGCCTGCAGCGGGAAGTGCACCGCCTGGCGTTCAACGTCGACGGCACGAGTTTCGGCATCACCGTCAGCCAGGGCCTGGCCAACCTGCGCGACGATGGCAGCCTCGACAGCCTTTACGCGCGCGCCGACGCGGCCATGTACCAGGCCAAGCGCAGCGGGAAGGACCAGATCGTGCTGGCCGATTGA
- a CDS encoding RBBP9/YdeN family alpha/beta hydrolase, whose product MRSQAIRYLILPGWQGSPDEHWQSHWQRTLPNASRVEQADWNDPDRGSWVEVLERAIDAERTPVILIAHSLGCVTVAHWAAQSDPDVLRRVRGALLVAPADVQRPGCPEPLKGFAPIPRGLLPFPTLLVGSDNDHAASPQRALEMARDWGSEVAILTGAGHINVKSGHHTWEQGFAHLYRLQSRVEELARRRA is encoded by the coding sequence ATGCGCAGCCAGGCCATTCGCTACCTGATCCTGCCGGGATGGCAGGGCTCCCCCGACGAGCATTGGCAAAGCCATTGGCAGCGCACGCTGCCCAATGCCAGCCGGGTCGAGCAGGCCGACTGGAACGACCCGGACCGCGGGTCCTGGGTGGAGGTGCTGGAGCGCGCCATCGATGCCGAACGTACCCCGGTGATCCTCATCGCCCACAGCCTGGGCTGCGTGACGGTTGCCCACTGGGCCGCCCAGTCCGATCCGGATGTGCTGCGCCGCGTACGTGGCGCGCTGCTGGTGGCCCCGGCGGATGTGCAGCGCCCCGGTTGCCCCGAGCCGCTCAAGGGCTTTGCGCCGATTCCGCGTGGGCTGCTGCCCTTCCCGACGCTGTTGGTGGGTTCGGACAACGACCATGCCGCCAGCCCCCAGCGGGCGTTGGAAATGGCCCGCGACTGGGGCTCCGAGGTGGCCATCCTCACCGGTGCGGGACACATCAACGTGAAGTCCGGGCACCACACCTGGGAGCAGGGTTTCGCCCACCTTTATCGCCTGCAGAGCCGCGTCGAAGAGCTTGCTCGCCGCCGCGCCTGA
- a CDS encoding sigma 54-interacting transcriptional regulator: MSKENPGQPLLTFADADRSPLSIRARALVFVDARSRRLREEIDQLAPSALPVLIRGETGTGKELLARQIHRSSDRPGLFVAVSCSAISKAYAEAELFGHAAGAYNGAASSRAGWFGSANGGTLYLDEIGDLPLPLQGKLLAALESREVVRVGAQQPTPVDVRLVAATSIDLAKAVNAGKFNARLYQYLDEGRVELPPLRERPDDILPLAEYFLGIYAQRLDLPLPLIGPAAQAALEAYPWPGNTRELENSVHFALLVSEGDEILPQHLNLPPLPGYAQLAVQLRRLAANDAERDHLRQLFAEVLAG, encoded by the coding sequence ATGAGCAAGGAAAACCCCGGCCAGCCACTGCTGACCTTCGCCGACGCCGACCGCAGCCCCCTGAGTATCCGTGCCCGAGCACTGGTATTCGTCGATGCGCGCTCGCGCCGCCTGCGCGAAGAGATCGACCAGCTCGCGCCCAGTGCGCTGCCGGTGCTGATCCGGGGCGAGACCGGCACCGGCAAGGAACTGCTGGCGCGGCAGATCCATCGCTCCAGCGACCGTCCCGGCCTGTTCGTGGCGGTGAGTTGCAGCGCCATCAGCAAGGCCTACGCCGAGGCCGAGCTGTTCGGCCATGCCGCTGGCGCCTACAATGGCGCGGCCAGCAGTCGCGCCGGCTGGTTCGGCTCGGCCAACGGCGGGACGCTCTACCTGGATGAGATCGGCGACCTGCCGCTCCCCCTGCAGGGCAAGCTGCTGGCGGCCCTGGAAAGCCGCGAGGTGGTTCGTGTTGGTGCCCAGCAACCGACACCGGTGGATGTGCGCCTGGTGGCCGCCACCAGCATCGACCTGGCCAAGGCGGTGAACGCCGGCAAGTTCAACGCGCGGCTCTACCAGTACCTGGACGAGGGGAGGGTGGAACTGCCGCCGCTGCGTGAGCGCCCGGACGACATCCTGCCCCTGGCCGAGTATTTCCTCGGTATCTACGCCCAGCGCCTTGACCTGCCGTTGCCCCTGATCGGCCCGGCAGCCCAGGCGGCGCTGGAGGCTTATCCCTGGCCGGGCAACACCCGCGAACTGGAGAACAGCGTGCACTTCGCCCTGCTGGTCAGCGAGGGCGACGAGATCCTGCCGCAGCACCTCAACCTGCCGCCCCTGCCGGGCTACGCCCAGCTCGCCGTGCAGTTGCGCCGGCTGGCGGCCAATGACGCCGAGCGTGACCACCTGCGGCAGTTGTTCGCCGAAGTGCTGGCGGGGTAG
- a CDS encoding nuclear transport factor 2 family protein codes for MTGDETDRDAIRQVVRDYVDGMLFADENRLRSAFHPDCRISPTPPALRRTTAAGGHARRHWPPAGATARRAGRSPAGAAG; via the coding sequence ATGACTGGCGATGAGACTGATCGGGACGCTATCCGGCAGGTCGTGCGTGACTATGTCGACGGCATGCTCTTCGCCGATGAGAATCGCCTGCGCAGCGCCTTCCACCCGGACTGCCGCATCTCGCCTACCCCGCCAGCACTTCGGCGAACAACTGCCGCAGGTGGTCACGCTCGGCGTCATTGGCCGCCAGCCGGCGCAACTGCACGGCGAGCTGGGCGTAGCCCGGCAGGGGCGGCAGGTTGA